One window of Athalia rosae chromosome 2, iyAthRosa1.1, whole genome shotgun sequence genomic DNA carries:
- the LOC105685808 gene encoding LOW QUALITY PROTEIN: methenyltetrahydrofolate synthase domain-containing protein (The sequence of the model RefSeq protein was modified relative to this genomic sequence to represent the inferred CDS: inserted 5 bases in 3 codons; deleted 1 base in 1 codon; substituted 2 bases at 2 genomic stop codons) encodes MSDKKLPNKATKQDFRRXIRDYMMTNQLANFPLDLQGHIPNSKGNAEAAKKLSELEIFKKAKIVKINSNKLQETLRFLCLEANKDILVPIRIXKFGXFQHIIPPSGSSKEELKXLRKVGDWDNPICLDSKMKIDLVVLAFVCVSPKGYRIGASRGSAXLKFAVMLEMGAINEDTVVVTTVHDCQIMDNLPEELFKQHNVLVDIIVTPTQTIIVDPKFVIRRE; translated from the exons ATGTCCGACAAGAAATTAC CTAACAAAGCAACCAAGCAAGATTTCCGAAGATAGATTCGGGACTATATGATGACAAATCAGTTAGCCAATTTTCCTCTGGACCTCCAAGGTCATATACCAAATTCTAAAGGCAATGCAGAggcagcaaaaaaattatccgagttGGAGATATTTAAAAAAGCCAAGATTGTCAAGATTAATTCAAACAAACTGCAGGAAACCCTCAGATTTTTATGTCTGGAAGCAAACAAAGACATTCTAGTCCCAATccgaatatgaaaatttgg CTTTCAACACATCATACCACCAAGTGGTTCTAGTAaagaagagttgaa attgcgcAAGGTTGGAGATTGGGACAACCCTATTTGTTTGGATTCAAAGATGAAG ATTGACCTGGTGGTCTTAGCTTTCGTATGCGTCAGTCCGAAAGGCTACAGAATTGGCGCAAGCAGAGGATCTG GTCTCAAGTTCGCAGTGATGTTGGAAATGGGGGCAATAAATGAGGATACTGTGGTTGTGACGACGGTTCATGATTGTCAAATTATGGACAATCTACCTGAAGAATTATTTAAGCAACACAAT GTACTGGTAGACATAATTGTTACGCCTACTCAAACAATAATAGTCGATCCGAAATTTGTTATTCGAAGGgaatga